One Vespula pensylvanica isolate Volc-1 chromosome 3, ASM1446617v1, whole genome shotgun sequence DNA window includes the following coding sequences:
- the LOC122628154 gene encoding mismatch repair endonuclease PMS2 — translation MYEPIATTEKSQKIEAINKETIHRICSGQVVIDLSIAVKELVENSLDSGATIVDVKLTDYGKTCITVSDNGSGVEEQDFEGLGLKHYTSKLREFSDLTEVNTFGFRGEALSSLCALGDLSIVTRHLINEHGFKLEFDRNGLLKKKEICAREKGTSVHVKNIFKNLPVRAKEFHRNIKKEYTRTIQILYSYCLVSVNAKITCTNTISGKSSNLIISTANADSVLKNIIAVFGKKSVDGLIQIELQPPDETTLEEYNLPNNSKIDFDWECYVSSCDHTCGRSSPDRQFFYVNGRPCDLTKINKLINHIYHKYNNKQYPFIFLNLKLNQECADVNVTPDKRTILFTQEKIILASIKFNLIKKWESMQGNFTVKALTELNFGFKRVASNTYEDPPAKRIQIFHRSENVEKKDEKETHVKTNNAFEENNEVVEKLLNIEIPINIEKVKEKFYEKKNASKNDVIKKGKLKYKVRIEADQNNEAEKELQRELTKESFTKMEIIGQFNLGFIIALLENDLFIIDQHATDEKFRFEKLSNETKLKTQKLIIPKPLNLSSLNETILIEQREIFESNGFEFKINTEGNVGQRVELIGMPVSGGWQFGQGDIEELIFLIKEGVIENKVSSEIPRPSRVRQMLASRACRSAVMIGTALNNTEMQKLMIQMSQMKNPWNCPHGRPTIRHLFSLFLMNR, via the exons ATGTATGAACCAATTGCAACAACAGAAAAATCACAAAAGATCGAAGCgataaacaaagaaacgaTACATCGTATTTGTTCTGGACAG GTAGTGATCGATCTCTCAATTGCTGTAAAAGAATTAGTTGAAAATAGCTTAGACAGTGGAGCTACAATTGTTGATGTAAAATTAACAGATTATGGAAAAACATGTATAACTGTCTCAGACAATGGAAGTGGAGTTGAAGAACAAGATTTTGAAGGATTAG GTTTAAAACATTATACGTCTAAACTCCGCGAATTTTCGGACTTAACAGAAGTAAATACATTTGGATTTCGTGGAGAAGCTCTAAGTTCATTATGTGCATTAGGTGATTTAAGTATCGTAACCAGGCATTTGATCAATGAACACGGATTTAAGTTAGAATTTGATAGGAAtggtttattaaaaaagaaagaaatatgtgccagagaaaaaggaacatcggttcatgtaaaaaatatatttaaaaatcttccAGTAAGAGCAAAagaatttcatagaaatataaaaaaggaatatacaCGTACTATTCAAATACTATACAGTTACTGTTTAGTTTCCGTTAATGCAAAAATAACATGTACGAATACAATCTCGGGAAAATCTTCTAATCTTATCATAAGCACGGCAAATGCAGATAGcgttcttaaaaatattattgctgTTTTTGGTAAAAAATCTGTTGACGGTTTGATCCAAATTGAATTACAACCGCCTGATGAAACAACTCTGGAAGAATACAATCTACCGAATAATTCTAAGATAGACTTTGATTGGGAATGTTATGTTAGCAGCTGTGATCATACCTGTGGTCGTTCTAGTCCTGatagacaatttttttatgtaaacgGACGACCTTGTGatcttacaaaaataaataaactaattaaccacatatatcataaatataacaataaacaatatccttttatatttttgaatttaaaattaaatcaagaATGCGCCGATGTTAATGTTACACCAGACAAAAGAACTATTTTGTTcacacaagaaaaaataattttagcctctattaaatttaatctgataaaaaaatgGGAATCCATGCAAGGAAATTTTACTGTAAAAGCATTGACAGAATTAAATTTTGGATTCAAAAGAGTAGCTTCTAATACTTACGAAGATCCACCAgcaaaaagaatacaaatttttcatagatctgaaaatgttgaaaaaaaagatgaaaaagaaacgcacgtaaaaacaaataatgcttttgaagaaaacaacgaagttgtagaaaaattgttaaacaTTGAGATACCTATcaatatagaaaaagtaaaagaaaaattttatgaaaaaaagaatgcatCTAAGAatgatgttattaaaaaaggaaaattgaagTACAAAGTACGAATAGAAGCTGATCAGAATAACGAAGCTGAGAAAGAACTACAAAGAGAACTTACCAAAGAATCATTTACAAag ATGGAGATTATAGGACAATTCAATTTAGGTTTTATTATAGCTCTGTTAGAAAATGATCTTTTCATAATTGATCAGCATGCAACAGACGAAAAGtttcgttttgaaaaattaagtaATGAGACGAAACTGAAAAcacagaaattaattattcctaAACCTTTAAATCTTTCATCTTTAAATGAAACTATTCTCATAGAACAAcgagaaatattcgaaagtaatggtttcgaatttaaaataaataccgAAG gtaaCGTCGGACAACGTGTAGAATTAATCGGAATGCCAGTTAGTGGTGGCTGGCAATTTGGACAAGGAGATatagaagaattaatttttttgatcaAAGAAGGagtgatagaaaataaagtttcttCGGAAATCCCTCGTCCAAGTCGAGTTCGGCAAATGTTAGCATCAAGAGCATGTCGTAGCGCAGTTATGATCGGTACTGCGTTAAATAATACAGAAATGCAGAAATTAATGATACAAATGAGTCAAATGAAAAATCCTTGGAATTGTCCACATGGTAGACCTACAATACGacatctattttctttatttttaatgaatagaTAG
- the LOC122628157 gene encoding NADH dehydrogenase [ubiquinone] flavoprotein 2, mitochondrial gives MYSTSLNMLTSLRVLRTLLASTKSRGIQTSSSHASEQLFNHRDTEYNNPNTPFEFNEANKKRIEALLKIYPEGHKRGAMIPLLDLAQRQHGWLPLSAMHKVAEILNVPRMRVYEVATFYTMFNRNPIGKYHVQICTCTPCWLRDSDSIVNAVTEAACCELGCTSEDKLFTVSEVECLGACANAPMFQVNDDYYEDLTPESAARIINALKKGERPPPGPQDSPRFAADPAGGLTSLKTPPPGPGFKIRSDL, from the exons ATGTATTCAACTTCTCTAAATATGTTAACATCTCTTCGTGTACTTCGTACGCTTTTA GCTTCTACAAAGAGCAGAGGAATACAAACGTCTTCTAGCCATGCATCCGAACAGCTGTTCAAT CATAGAGATACCGAATATAATAACCCCAATACACCCTTCGAGTTTAATGAAGCAAACAAAAAACGTATCGAAGCTCTTCTCAAAATTTATCCAGAAGGTCACAAACGTGGTGCGATGATACCTCTATTGGATTTAGCTCAAAGACAACACGGTTGGCTACCACTCTCTGCTATGCATAAAGTTGCAGAGATTCTCAATGTACCACGTATGCGTGTTTACGAAGTTGCTACCTTCTATACAATGTTTAACAGAAATCCGATAGGGAAATATCATGTACAAATTTGTACTTGTACTCCATGCTGGTTGCGAGATTCAGATTCTATAGTAAATGCAGTAACCGAAGCTGCATGTTGCGAACTTGGTTGCACTTctgaagataaattatttacagtATCGGAGGTAGAATGTTTAGGAGCATGCGCCAACGCACCAATGTTCCAAGTTAATGACGATTATTAT GAAGATTTGACTCCTGAGAGCGCGGCAAGAATAATTAACGCGTTAAAGAAAGGTGAAAGACCACCGCCTGGTCCTCAAGATTCGCCTAGATTTGCTGCAGATCCAGCTGGTGGATTAACGTCCTTGAAAACTCCACCTCCGGGACCAGGATTTAAGATCAGATCAGATCTATAA